Genomic window (Cucumis sativus cultivar 9930 chromosome 2, Cucumber_9930_V3, whole genome shotgun sequence):
AGGTTGGTTCACTTTCTAAACTTAAGACTAAGAAAATGAGCTCTCTTAGGAAGCAAGCAACTAAAAGCATTCAGGTACCAATCTCagtttcttattcttcttctcattttgCTCATTCAGTATTTTCATGATTCTCTAACTTGACTCCCTTTTCACCTAAAGAAATGAATAGAGTTACTACAACCACGAGTAGACGAAAGACTAGTTTATTGTTAGAAAAGAAGAGTTTATATAGTACACTCCTACGAACCTTAGAGCCAAAATTATAGATAGCATAACCAAGTACTCATGCCTCTTCGGctgcatttttctttatgttgCTTGTAGAGCGAAGATGGCGACATTATTGATTGTGTTAGCATCTACGACCAGCCAGCTTTTGATCATCCTGCTCTCAGAAATCACACCATCCAggtctgttttttttctctctagtTATCAATTAGAGTACTGAAATTTGGTTTacaagttgaagaagagggaGATTTTTATGCTATTTTAAGCCATTCACCATTGGTTTGGCATAGATGGCACCTACTTATGATCCCACCATGGATAAGCATTCAAAGAAAGCAACAGCAGAAGAGGAAGGGATGGGGGAAAAGAGTTCAATGGGTGTGAAACAACCATGGAGGAAAAGTGGCAGTTGTCCTAAAGAAACAATACCGATTCGAAGGATCCGAAAACATGTCCAACTTAAAGCTAATTCAGTATATAGCTATGGAAAAAAGAGACCGACGCCTTTGCTCGAAATTGCTCAGCTTTCCAACAGCCGAAGTTCGCATTTTCTATTAAAGAATCATTCGGTTTGACCaacaaacatttcttttttcctttgatgAATTCCATGTTTGTCTTTCTCAATCTTACCATCTACTTGACAATGGTGCAAAACAGAAGGCAATTCTGCTTGCTGTTGGAGACAACTTCAACGGAGCCAAGGGAGACATTAAAGTATGTAACCCCAACGTCGAATTTGATGATGAATACAGTACTTCCCAAGTGGCTCTATTAACCGGCCCTTACTATAACTACGAGGCCATCGAATCCGGATGGGCAGTAAGCACCACTTTATACTCAACAACATATTTGTCTCTCATTTCAATTTGCGCTGGTTTTAACATGTTTGTATGGTGATATCTTAAACCTTCCAGGTAAATCCAGGTGTTTACGGGGATCGACAGACTCGACTGTTCGTGTATTGGACTGTAAGTTAATGCAAACAACAGACTGTCTCCTTCCCTTGAATGTCATCAGATAGACAGGAATGTTAATTATCTCTAAACAGAACTAacttaaaattgttttctttcggTGTTATTAGGTTGATGCTTCCCATAAAACAGGTTGCTTTGATCTAACTTGCCCTGGTTTTGTTCAAACAAGTAATGAAATTGCTCTTGGTTCTGCTATTTATCCAATCTCAACTTCAACTGATCTTCCATTTGAAATAACTATGTTCCTTTTTAGAGTAAGAAATGAtttggtttccttttcaaatccATTTATATGcttcttttcatatattatcATCTTCTCCATTCTATCTtccctcttcctctttcctttcAGGATTTCGAGACCAATAATTGGTGGGTACAATATGGTGAAAGCATTAACATAGGTTATTGGCCTTCTGAGTTATTCAAAGCTCTAAAATATACTGCAGAAACAGTACAATGGGGAGGGGAAGTTTACAGCACAAAGTTGGGAGGACCTCCTCATACTGGAACAGGTATGGGCAATGGAAAGTTTCCTGACTACATTTCTGGTGATTCGGGTTGGGTAAAACGAATAAGAGTTCGAGACAACTCGATGATTTTGAAGTTTCCTAATTTTGTTGAACACTACTCCGATGAATATGATTGTTACGATGTCGATTTTATCCGAGAATATTTAGACGATCCTGAGCTATACTATGGAGGACCTGGTAAGAATTGGAGGTGTCCTTGAAGGGgacttttacaaaaataggaTATCCATCAAGTACATTAGGATCCCTTCATGTAATGAATAATATAGTACGGTAAAGATGaaagttctttcttttgtttcaaattcttaCTTGCAACTTGCAACAGTGTTGCCTTCCTTCCTAGCCAACTTTTCCAGCATCTAGAAATAAAGAACCTTATAAATTGATACATGCCCGATTCTCTAAGACATAAGACCAAAACAAATAGGATTAGGatttattcatatttcaaaGTGTTCGAGTATAAATCATGTTAAATCattgatttataaaaaaagaaatcaagtgTATTATATCATCTGACACGCTTCTCACGCGTGGACTTAAAATATGGAACACTCAACAAGTAAAAAGCGAGTTTAAATACAAGATTTCTTAGACCATCTGCTCTGTATATTTAATGTTATATCATCCGCAAAtgtaaaaattagataaattaatatttgaatcgTTATCCTCAATTATTTAGTGATAATTAGTATCATGTTAATCAACTCATCCAAGTATCAAACAAGCATGAAATGGACATTTAGGAGGAAAACTCCCAAACAATTCGCCTAAGCATTACATCAAAAATTTCTTTCAAGGTCTAAGTTGAAGTCCAAATTCCCATGACAGCACTGAAAACTGGGTTTGAAGTCTCAATTTAGAATAGAACTCGTCGTGCATGTGACAGACAGATGTGGTTATTTCCTTAAAAGAGCAAAATCCAGATGCCAAAAGTGTATATAGCACACTGTGATAACTCACTCATATTCCCATGGCATTGACATGTAAATCTCCAGAAATGTATTTACATATGAATATAAACTGTTCTGAGGTAGGGGAACAAGGGGGAGAAGGTAAACAAAACATTATACTCCAAAAGCAGTgtgtaaaataaactaataaacaaCATAGTGAGACAATTCAAAGATAATTGAGGTAATGGAGAAAGGAAAAGGGGAGAAGGAACTTGCTAAATTGAGTCATACTGTTTTCTCTCATTTTGAATAGATTGGAAAATTCGAGCAGCTGATTCGTTTGCAGATCTTCTATTGTGTGGGACAACTCGAATTACACGTGTTTGGTCGGAGTCTGAAGGTTGAGGACCTTCCTCTACAAGCGGCTGAGCTACAGGGAAAAGTGAAAGTACATTGTGGCTTTCAGCAGTTCGATTGACCTTATTTCCTTGCACTTTGCTAGTAGGACTACAGACAGGACTGCTTGCAGTACTTACTTGTACTTCACTCCTTTTAGGTGCTTGAGACTTGGCAGTTCGTGAAACAGTTTGATTTTCATCTCTATCTCTCTGTGTTGAAACATCATATGAAGTTTGATGCTGTATATTGGAAGCGGCCACACCTCCTGATAATTGATTCGGATCTCCTGTGTACCAGTTAACTTGATCGACAGCAAAACCTGACATACCCGGGTTCATGACTGGCATGCCATAAGGGGGGAAGAAGGAACCACCAACCATGGGAGTGGTAGGAAGGGCTCCAATCCCTTGATGAACAGAAGCTGGAAATCCATAGGATGGGTTCATCATTGGAGCCATTGGACCATAAGGTCCACATCCTCCATAAATAAATCCAGGCCCAGGGTAAGGCTTATAGATGAGTCCTTCAGAAGGAGACATTACAGGGACCAGCCAGTGATGTGCTGATGTCTGGTACCAACTGCTTAATTTATTATCAGAAGAAACAGAAGTTGGTTGTGGATTTACTGAATAAGGCCCATTAGTTGAAGGCTGGCAATTAATTGGCTCAAGAGGAAGAGATGTCTTCCCAACAGCATTTTCTGCTGAACATTCCACATTGTGTTTTGGCTTCTTAGGGTCATCACTGGGCTGAAGTTGCACATGTGATTTGACAGTGTAGTCTGACCTAAGTTTCTTTGCAGGAAGAGGGCTTGGAGAAGAATTGTCCAGAAAGACACCATCTTCAAGTAATAGATGAGGTGATCCAGCAATTAACCGTTGGACCTGTTTGCGTCATAGAGAGAGAGGTAAATCAATAATGCGAACCTCAGGGCACAAACGCTCTGCTATCTGAAGAAACTAGATCAGTTTACCTTGATAAGTCTATGCAACTCGAATACTTGGACCTCAAACACTCTCTGTTGACTGCAGAGtaataaaagttcaaagagTAAATCACCCAACATCATAAGTGAAATCAAACGCCACATCTTGAAGTTGATAACAACAATTAATTCATAGCATTGAAATAGAATCAGCTCATAAACATATTGTTAAAGTAGTTGCCTGCACGTCACAAACGCTTAGCACCGAACTGACGCTTTGCAAAATAGCTCAACTAGCCTAATTGTGGAAAACATAACAATCTTGCTGCATACAGTTATTATCTACAAGACCTGAACtgatttcaaaattctatGTAGCCTATTCAACCACAAGATTCTCTAACCTCCCAAAGTCATCACAACCTTAAAATTCcctctaattaaatttgctgCCATCACAGCCATGATGCTCTCTATAAATGAAGGCAACCATACCTAGGAGGAGTATATGACATCTACGTACAATGCTTTTTAATGTGCAAGTATCGAATCACTTTCTTCAGGGATCTAGTTAATGTTTAGTACAAATGTGAAATGCTTAAAGGAATCAAACGCTcatgaataataaaagataaagataaatataaaatatcctCATTCCCAATTCTTCCAATGGTAGACATGCTCCAAAACTGCCCTAATGcatcaccaaaaaaaaaaaaaaaaaaaaaaaaaaaaaaactcaacacGTGATCAATGAACAGAAAAATCAGAGTTCTCAAACAGTCAACTAGGACTTCATGAATTAACCCCATCAGCAAGCAAATCAATAAAATGGAGACGTGATGCCCAGAATAAATGTGATATTCATTGGTAAAACAGagtccttttcttttttccccttgATTGAAAAGCATGGTAATAACAAGAAAAGTTAGCAAATATACTCTTCTTAAGTGGTGCACTCAGTTGTAGAAGGGAAAGATCTAAAAAGAACACTAATTTCATCCATAAAATCGATTCTACTAAATCTAAAGAAGTTCTGTACTGTCAAAATATCCTCCAACGAATGCTCCTGAAATCCTTTGGATGCTCCATTTCTGCTCTCATCCCCCAAGTGCCATCAAAGGAAACTTTCCACGTGATTACAGAAAAAAGGAGACTGAGCAGTACCCAACCGAGACAGTCATACATTTACACGAAGCAGAATCCAATGGACAATGAATGATCAGATAATCAGTTGTCTCGGAGGTTGCCCAGCACAAAGTAACTGTATGCACATTGCATAGTCCCTGCTAAAAGACGATCCAGTAGCCAtgtcaaaatattattgaaggCCAAAGATTCACTTAAAAGGGAACCTGAGATTATGAGTTCTTACCTTTACTAGGGCATAAAGTGATTCGTCATTCAAATATATCTACTTCTATACTTCCAACTTTAGTACTTGAGCacttaattaaatgaaagaacgATGTGAGCACAAAAAATCACAAGCAATTAGACAGAAATGAAATAGTTCATTGAAAGGAAGTGCTGGTACTTGAAATCCATATCAACATCTAAATTCTCCAcagattcaaataattttcaatttctacaTCAGTTATATAATAATCATGACATTCAGATGCATCACCCCAGGGAAACAGAAAAGACACCTACAATAGCAGGCAACTTACTTGATAATTGCTCTTCTGGCTTTCCAGAAATGTTTTTGACCTATTATTCCTACAACGTCATCCGGACAGATTTCCGAGCCAGAAAGTGAGTCAACCATTGAATTCTCAGAGACAATGTCACTTTTGTCCGCATTTCCCACCTGCATGGAACTATAAGTCCTTTCTACATGATTCTCAACATTGTCAACAGGAACAATCAACCTCTCATTCTTTAGTGAAGAATGAGTGTCCACTCTTGAGCAGGGAACGCTATCGGCCTCCCCAAATCTTGTAGGCTCAACTACATCAACGACACATCCACTCTCATCCAATTGAATATTGGATCTTGAATGTCGATGTAGCCGAACATCGCTATCTTGCAATTTGTCAAATCTGGTATTGGATTtatcttgaaatatttgatctTTAGATATATTGGTTTCTTTCTGGAGTCCATCAGTATTTCCTCTGTCCAATAAATTTGTTGTGGACTTTCTAGGATGGACCCTACTTTTTTCATTCACCTTATTCCCATTTGTTACTTGTCTCGAGTGGGCACTAGAGGATGTAAGATCAAGATCATTTTGACCTTTCTCATAACCAGCTTGCAAAATTGTAGAACAATCAGAATGTTTTGGTCCAGGAGAAGACAATTTTTCCTTGTGGTCACTATTTTGAACTCCACTTATACCCATCCTCGATTGGTCATATACTGGTACCATGaaatcatcttcatcttctgcTTCTGTTGTCTGCCGACTCTGCTCAGGCTGAACCAATGGAGGATTCTCATTTACTTCACCAGATGGAAGAGCTTGAGTATTTCCGACCTGACTAGTAGAAGTTGGTGAAGACAGATTTAATGGCAGGCGCAGATTTCCATCAGCTCCTGTACCCTGAAAAGATTTTCATTTGGGGTGTTAAAAGCACCATTTTCTGAACAACCAAATTCTCATGGTTCTAGTAGCTCCTTATATGCGAACACCAATTTTCACTAATGTAAGTAATCCGAtgggaaaaaataaaaccattgaACTCCAGTTTGCAATGATTAGTCTGATACAAGATTGTTAGCTAGGAACTAAATAAACTAGGAGAAGGGAATAACGATTAGGCAACAATAAACTTACAAAATAACCGGTATATTTCATGCTCCAGCAATAAACAAACATCAATCCAAATGATCACAGTTAAAAAGTAACATATCAGACTATTGAAATTGGTATCCTTCGGTGGTCTGTTCACTACAGATAAATTCAAGAATATGTTGTGAACGTCCCCAAATCCCACATgatataaaactattaaaaagcTCAGATACAAAGgtcaattttcaaacatatcaaaCACGAACTACTATCTACCTGGCTTGAGGATGGTATGGCAACTGGTTTACTGGAGATGTTTGTCTTGAGAGGCAGAACCCCGGGACTCGAACGTTTGGATGGCACAGTGAACTGTTCATAGAGGGCCATCTTATTCCTTGGAGGGGCTCTTGGCCAACCTTTCTCGGTATCATTAACATGGAGCCTAGGAAACATAGGTTCCATCGTCTTCTCGTCATCCTTTCCTCTCTTCATTGTTTCGTTTCCCAAATTCAACCCAAAGTAAGGTTACAAAGACATGTATTCCCACTCATTTTGACCTCCAAAACCAAAGACAAACTTCAGGGAGCTAGAAATTAACCTCGCAAGTCAATTAAGTCTACAAAATAGTCTAACTTGATTCAAACCCAGAAGTTATCGTCCTGAAATCAGCTCGGAAATATGCAAGGCAAGCCCCCCAGAAACGAGCTCAAAGTCTAGAAGATTTCCTAAAACCAAGCTATCATAGCCCAAAATACAAATAACCCAAGTGATGAAATTGAAGTCGGTTTCTTGTATGTATGAgaaccaacaacaacaacaacaacaacaataacttACCCGGAATTCAAATCCAATCCGATCGAATTGAGGTGGAGCTTCAATCAGACGGAAATGGATGgagaaagaaagcaaaaggATATGAATCGTTGAAGAGAGTGAGAAGAAACGATGAAAGAGGAGAAATCGATAAGAGAACAAGGGAATcgggaagaaagagaaggaagaagaaggggtAAGGATTAATTCATGGATTTCTCTAAAATCATAGGAGtcaagaagagagaaaaggggCAAAAGTGCGAAGGAGTGGGTCCTCTTAGGATTGAGCTAGAAGATCCTTTTAGATATAAACCATGATCTCCGTTTTCTACCAAACCCAAAACTTAGGTAAAATATAATTCCATAAATACTTCACCCAAAATCctacatcatttttttttcattgttattctttttttaaaaatcaaccttcttttcttcacaTTGGAAATTCTCCTCacactatttttaaattttaatctatttgtttcaaattcaatattaacgtcttcaaaatattaaatttatctatttaacCTCTAGACggatgataaatttaattttaattttttgaaaccccaataaaaaaagagactatatatttcacttttttttttttgaaaatgcttATTCTCTACccatcaactttttaaaacaacttttaaagacattaaaatatttctaagcATCTTAcccaaaaaattttaaaaaaataatattcattttgatAGTATCTTATAGTACATGAGAATCATGAAAAATACattccttaattattaattattattaaatttgttttgataattatatataaaagaaaaaactgtaATTTTAGAAGcgaaatgaaaattaattacctgagttatttatagatttttaactaaaaaagttAGATATTTTTCACGACTGAGAGATATTTTCACGAGTTTCAAGtaacaaggaaaaaatatcttctaataatttaagtctttttctttttctttttttcttttcttctttttctcttttttacatCTCATTACTGAATTCAAtgtttatgtaaaatataataatttggtaatattgaatttcattCATGATTTCATGTGAAAcatat
Coding sequences:
- the LOC101203978 gene encoding uncharacterized protein LOC101203978, which produces MGKNVICNGLMFKMLVGILTVIVCGVVEVGSLSKLKTKKMSSLRKQATKSIQSEDGDIIDCVSIYDQPAFDHPALRNHTIQMAPTYDPTMDKHSKKATAEEEGMGEKSSMGVKQPWRKSGSCPKETIPIRRIRKHVQLKANSVYSYGKKRPTPLLEIAQLSNSRSSHFLLKNHSKAILLAVGDNFNGAKGDIKVCNPNVEFDDEYSTSQVALLTGPYYNYEAIESGWAVNPGVYGDRQTRLFVYWTVDASHKTGCFDLTCPGFVQTSNEIALGSAIYPISTSTDLPFEITMFLFRDFETNNWWVQYGESINIGYWPSELFKALKYTAETVQWGGEVYSTKLGGPPHTGTGMGNGKFPDYISGDSGWVKRIRVRDNSMILKFPNFVEHYSDEYDCYDVDFIREYLDDPELYYGGPGKNWRCP
- the LOC101203735 gene encoding protein EARLY FLOWERING 3; this encodes MKRGKDDEKTMEPMFPRLHVNDTEKGWPRAPPRNKMALYEQFTVPSKRSSPGVLPLKTNISSKPVAIPSSSQGTGADGNLRLPLNLSSPTSTSQVGNTQALPSGEVNENPPLVQPEQSRQTTEAEDEDDFMVPVYDQSRMGISGVQNSDHKEKLSSPGPKHSDCSTILQAGYEKGQNDLDLTSSSAHSRQVTNGNKVNEKSRVHPRKSTTNLLDRGNTDGLQKETNISKDQIFQDKSNTRFDKLQDSDVRLHRHSRSNIQLDESGCVVDVVEPTRFGEADSVPCSRVDTHSSLKNERLIVPVDNVENHVERTYSSMQVGNADKSDIVSENSMVDSLSGSEICPDDVVGIIGQKHFWKARRAIINQQRVFEVQVFELHRLIKVQRLIAGSPHLLLEDGVFLDNSSPSPLPAKKLRSDYTVKSHVQLQPSDDPKKPKHNVECSAENAVGKTSLPLEPINCQPSTNGPYSVNPQPTSVSSDNKLSSWYQTSAHHWLVPVMSPSEGLIYKPYPGPGFIYGGCGPYGPMAPMMNPSYGFPASVHQGIGALPTTPMVGGSFFPPYGMPVMNPGMSGFAVDQVNWYTGDPNQLSGGVAASNIQHQTSYDVSTQRDRDENQTVSRTAKSQAPKRSEVQVSTASSPVCSPTSKVQGNKVNRTAESHNVLSLFPVAQPLVEEGPQPSDSDQTRVIRVVPHNRRSANESAARIFQSIQNERKQYDSI